From Cellulophaga lytica DSM 7489, a single genomic window includes:
- a CDS encoding CBS domain-containing protein, translating into MGIKSFQGVRKTVKKEFEAPILVEDYMTKKLITFKPDQSILEVMELFTKHNISGGPVLDNNGFLVGIISEADCMKQISESRYFNQPILNKSVENFMTRDVEFISPDISIFDAAGIFVRHNRRRLPVLKNDILVGQISRKDVVIAALKLNGQNYK; encoded by the coding sequence ATGGGAATAAAAAGCTTTCAAGGAGTGCGGAAGACCGTTAAAAAGGAATTTGAAGCACCAATTTTAGTAGAAGACTATATGACTAAAAAGTTAATAACGTTTAAACCAGACCAATCTATTTTAGAAGTAATGGAGCTGTTTACCAAGCACAATATTTCTGGTGGACCGGTTTTGGATAATAATGGATTTTTAGTAGGTATTATTTCTGAGGCAGATTGTATGAAACAAATCTCGGAGAGTCGTTACTTTAACCAGCCAATACTAAACAAAAGTGTAGAAAATTTTATGACTAGAGATGTAGAGTTTATTTCTCCAGACATAAGTATTTTTGATGCAGCTGGTATTTTTGTTAGGCACAATAGGCGCAGACTTCCTGTACTTAAAAATGATATTTTAGTTGGACAAATTAGTAGAAAAGATGTAGTAATTGCAGCATTAAAGTTAAATGGGCAAAATTATAAATAG
- the sufD gene encoding Fe-S cluster assembly protein SufD, translating to MDLKDKLVSSFLAFENNVDVHNPVHDVRTEAIKNFETKGFPSKKEEAWKYTSLNSLQKIDFSIFPKKESSLEYKDVKKYFIHQIDTYKIVFVDGVYSSNLSETTHDGVDICLMSAALTKPMYKAVIDVYFNKVASKDDSLTTLNTAFSREGAYIYIPKNKVPKKPIEIIHFSTGNDAALMLQPRNLIIAEENSEMQIIERHQSLTSNEVLTNCVTEIFAAKNAIVDYYKVQNDVDSASLIDNTYVDQKDGSHVKVHTFSFGGKLMRNNLNFYQNGERIDSTMKGITIIGDKQHVDHHTLVHHIEPNCESHQDYKGIYADSATGVFNGKIIVDKIAQKTNAFQQNNNILISDKATINTKPQLEIFADDVKCSHGCTIGQLDEEALFYLQSRGIPKKEARALLMYAFANNVLESVRIPELKVRINKLIANKLGVNLGFDL from the coding sequence ATGGATTTAAAAGATAAATTAGTTTCTTCATTTTTAGCGTTCGAGAATAACGTAGACGTACACAACCCTGTGCACGATGTACGTACAGAGGCTATTAAAAATTTTGAAACTAAAGGTTTTCCTTCTAAAAAAGAGGAAGCCTGGAAATACACCTCATTAAACAGCTTACAAAAAATAGATTTTAGCATCTTTCCTAAAAAAGAAAGTTCTTTAGAGTATAAGGATGTTAAAAAATACTTTATACATCAAATAGATACTTATAAAATAGTATTTGTAGATGGTGTGTATAGCTCTAACTTGTCTGAAACTACACATGATGGTGTAGATATTTGTTTAATGAGTGCAGCATTAACTAAACCAATGTATAAGGCTGTTATAGATGTTTACTTTAATAAAGTAGCTTCTAAAGACGACTCTTTAACTACATTAAACACTGCATTTAGTAGAGAGGGTGCATACATTTACATCCCAAAAAATAAAGTACCAAAAAAACCAATAGAGATTATACATTTCTCTACAGGTAATGATGCTGCTTTAATGTTGCAACCACGTAACTTAATTATTGCCGAAGAAAATTCTGAAATGCAAATTATAGAGCGTCACCAGAGTTTAACTAGTAATGAGGTGTTAACAAACTGTGTTACAGAAATTTTTGCTGCAAAAAATGCAATTGTAGATTATTATAAGGTGCAAAACGATGTAGATTCTGCATCTCTTATAGATAACACTTACGTAGATCAAAAAGATGGAAGCCACGTAAAAGTGCACACTTTTTCTTTTGGAGGTAAATTAATGCGTAATAACCTTAATTTTTATCAGAACGGAGAACGTATAGATTCTACAATGAAGGGTATTACAATTATTGGAGATAAGCAACACGTAGACCACCATACATTAGTACACCATATAGAGCCAAATTGTGAGAGTCACCAAGATTATAAAGGTATTTATGCAGACAGCGCTACAGGTGTATTTAACGGTAAAATTATAGTTGATAAAATTGCTCAGAAAACAAATGCTTTTCAGCAAAATAACAACATATTAATAAGTGATAAAGCTACTATTAACACAAAGCCACAATTAGAGATTTTTGCAGATGATGTTAAATGTTCTCACGGTTGTACTATTGGCCAGTTAGATGAAGAAGCTTTGTTTTACTTACAGTCTAGAGGTATACCTAAAAAAGAAGCAAGAGCATTACTAATGTATGCCTTTGCAAATAACGTATTAGAAAGCGTACGTATACCAGAATTAAAAGTTAGAATTAATAAATTAATAGCTAATAAATTAGGTGTTAATTTAGGTTTTGACTTGTAA
- a CDS encoding DUF3078 domain-containing protein, giving the protein MKKIVLTAALLFVATVSFAQTEEELKAEQAVKKDSVAAIQARIGAIQAKLDAMPGWKMGAFGTIGGTISSFDNWYAQGSPNNNSGNIGFTVNAYANLKQDKFFWRNSANVNLAWVKLDDKDNPNDSDKFEGTTDVFTLTSLYGRKLSEKFAISGLAEYRTTILNNFNNPGYLDLGVGATWTPIQDLVVVIHPLNYNFVFADNDAVFESSLGAKIVADYTKKIGAVNFKSNLSMFQSYKSSDLSNVTWTNSFGYTLWKMIGVGFDFGLRSNKQEALNYSLAQTPATATSFDDVDNKLQSFWMLGLNYAF; this is encoded by the coding sequence ATGAAGAAAATTGTTTTAACAGCTGCACTATTATTTGTTGCAACTGTATCTTTTGCGCAAACGGAAGAAGAATTAAAAGCAGAACAAGCGGTTAAAAAAGATTCTGTTGCCGCTATACAAGCAAGAATAGGTGCTATACAGGCTAAGTTAGACGCTATGCCAGGTTGGAAAATGGGTGCTTTTGGTACTATTGGTGGTACTATTTCTAGTTTTGATAACTGGTACGCTCAAGGTTCTCCTAACAACAACTCTGGTAATATTGGTTTTACTGTTAATGCTTATGCTAACCTTAAACAAGATAAATTTTTCTGGAGAAACTCTGCTAACGTAAACCTTGCTTGGGTAAAGTTAGATGATAAGGACAACCCTAACGACAGTGATAAGTTTGAAGGTACTACAGATGTTTTTACGCTAACATCGTTATACGGTCGTAAATTATCAGAGAAATTTGCAATTTCTGGTTTAGCAGAATACAGAACTACTATTTTAAATAACTTTAACAACCCTGGTTACTTAGATTTAGGTGTTGGTGCTACTTGGACTCCAATACAAGATCTAGTAGTGGTAATACACCCATTAAACTACAACTTTGTGTTTGCAGATAACGACGCTGTTTTTGAGTCGTCTTTAGGTGCTAAAATAGTTGCAGATTACACTAAAAAAATTGGTGCAGTAAACTTTAAGTCTAACTTATCAATGTTTCAAAGCTATAAAAGCTCGGACTTGTCTAACGTAACATGGACAAACTCTTTTGGGTACACACTTTGGAAAATGATTGGTGTTGGTTTTGACTTTGGCTTAAGAAGCAATAAACAAGAAGCTTTAAACTACTCTTTAGCTCAAACTCCTGCTACAGCAACGTCTTTTGATGATGTAGACAATAAGTTACAATCGTTTTGGATGTTAGGTTTAAACTATGCATTTTAA
- a CDS encoding SufE family protein has protein sequence MTIKEIQEEIVDEFSMFDDWMQRYEYMIDLGKSLPLIDEQYKTDDNIIKGCQSKVWVHADLEEDKLSFTADSDAIITKGIIAILIRAFSGQHPKDIIDADTSFIDEIGLKEHLSPTRANGLVSMIKQIKMYAIAYQTQLK, from the coding sequence ATGACAATTAAAGAAATACAAGAAGAAATAGTAGACGAGTTTTCTATGTTTGATGACTGGATGCAACGCTATGAATATATGATAGATCTTGGCAAGTCATTACCTTTAATAGATGAGCAATACAAAACCGATGACAATATTATAAAAGGTTGCCAAAGTAAAGTTTGGGTACATGCAGATTTAGAAGAAGATAAACTTTCTTTTACCGCAGATAGTGATGCCATTATTACAAAAGGTATTATAGCTATTTTAATACGTGCTTTTAGTGGGCAGCACCCTAAAGATATTATTGATGCAGATACCAGTTTTATTGATGAAATTGGATTAAAAGAACATTTGTCTCCTACAAGAGCAAATGGTTTGGTAAGTATGATTAAGCAAATAAAAATGTACGCCATTGCATACCAAACGCAATTAAAATAA
- a CDS encoding pentapeptide repeat-containing protein → MNALILDKTFTKENFTINRLPTAEYDNCIFKECMFTEAFLSDVNFVECTFIGCDFTNAKTKNTSFNNTTFNNCKLLGVLFNSCNPFLLSFTFTDCNLQLASFYTLAIKKTMFKNCNLEQVDFSMANLTQSSFDRCNLKNAIFDDSNLEKADFRTAYNYTIDPDNNNLKGAKFSKNGLAGLLTKYKISIS, encoded by the coding sequence ATGAATGCGCTAATATTAGACAAAACATTTACCAAAGAAAATTTTACTATAAATAGATTGCCAACCGCAGAGTATGACAATTGCATTTTTAAAGAGTGTATGTTTACCGAAGCTTTTTTGTCTGATGTTAATTTTGTAGAATGTACGTTTATTGGCTGTGATTTTACCAATGCAAAAACCAAGAACACCTCTTTTAACAACACAACTTTTAATAATTGTAAGCTCTTAGGAGTACTGTTTAACAGCTGTAATCCTTTTTTGCTATCATTTACCTTTACAGATTGTAATTTGCAGCTAGCATCGTTCTATACGCTTGCTATTAAAAAGACGATGTTTAAAAATTGTAACTTAGAACAGGTAGATTTTTCTATGGCTAACCTAACCCAGTCTAGTTTTGATCGCTGTAATTTAAAGAATGCTATTTTTGATGATTCTAACTTAGAAAAAGCCGATTTTAGAACCGCTTATAACTATACTATAGACCCCGATAATAACAACTTAAAAGGTGCTAAATTCTCTAAAAATGGCTTAGCTGGTTTGTTAACTAAATACAAGATTAGTATAAGCTAA
- a CDS encoding DUF2480 family protein: protein MAQSNEIINRVASSKLVTFDLEDYFPKEEKVLLDIKDWLFEGFILKEKDFREHIAKHNWEQYNNAYVALYCSTDAIVPGWAYMLITTQLQPHAKYIVQGNLEELYSSVYQTIIANLDFSVYKDKPVIIKGCSNKPVPPNAYLWATAKMQSYAKSIMYGEACSSVPLYKRK, encoded by the coding sequence ATGGCACAGTCTAATGAAATTATAAATAGGGTGGCAAGTTCTAAACTTGTTACTTTTGATTTGGAAGATTACTTTCCAAAGGAAGAAAAAGTGCTTTTAGATATAAAAGATTGGCTTTTTGAAGGCTTTATTTTAAAAGAAAAAGATTTTAGAGAACATATTGCAAAGCACAATTGGGAGCAATATAATAATGCTTATGTAGCATTGTATTGCTCTACAGATGCCATAGTGCCTGGTTGGGCATATATGTTAATTACTACGCAGCTACAACCACATGCAAAATATATAGTACAAGGAAACCTAGAGGAGTTGTATTCTTCTGTTTACCAGACTATTATAGCTAACTTAGATTTTTCTGTTTATAAAGATAAACCAGTTATTATTAAGGGGTGTAGCAACAAGCCAGTGCCGCCAAATGCATACTTATGGGCTACAGCAAAAATGCAGTCTTACGCTAAAAGTATCATGTATGGAGAGGCCTGTTCTTCTGTGCCTCTATACAAGAGAAAATAG
- a CDS encoding DUF3592 domain-containing protein, translating to MSYIVSITRKDIPKIDKIAWDLLEKLDLREKNKKPRQDFVTLIQKFTSKYPCISELSDENIDDGIWSDGPLIDNAGHDITILGLTYEKVDEVLPFLINTANENGFVVFDKQTNIIHRSNDNKQRWIWALAMILSIVVFLLFIPNSIYNLSPLIFSVLGTALTMFCLIQTFYNFRNIQDYHDRVEHGNDMKFKLLAISSIPLCFILYMTFIMNFTFKKSNDISQYGIKTNGTIISTNITKIVRKTGTGKIYYAKVKFITEDGQTIIAEEQINKEEHKNLIIGQQIELSYSGKDPTIVELKIE from the coding sequence TTGAGCTACATAGTTTCAATAACTAGAAAGGACATTCCAAAAATTGATAAAATTGCATGGGATCTGCTAGAAAAGCTTGACCTTAGAGAAAAGAATAAAAAGCCTAGACAGGATTTTGTGACTTTAATTCAAAAATTCACATCTAAATACCCTTGTATTTCTGAATTATCAGATGAAAATATTGATGATGGAATTTGGAGCGATGGTCCATTAATTGATAATGCTGGACACGACATTACCATTCTTGGATTGACCTATGAAAAGGTAGACGAGGTTCTTCCTTTTTTAATTAATACAGCAAATGAGAATGGATTTGTGGTTTTTGATAAACAAACTAATATTATTCATCGCAGTAATGATAATAAACAGAGATGGATTTGGGCTTTGGCTATGATTCTTTCAATAGTTGTTTTTCTATTATTTATACCTAATAGTATTTATAATCTTTCTCCACTAATATTTTCAGTACTTGGTACTGCATTAACAATGTTTTGTTTAATTCAAACTTTTTACAATTTTAGAAATATTCAAGATTATCACGACAGAGTTGAGCACGGAAATGATATGAAGTTTAAACTTTTAGCTATTTCATCTATTCCCCTGTGTTTTATACTTTATATGACTTTTATAATGAATTTTACTTTTAAAAAATCAAATGATATCTCCCAATATGGAATAAAAACTAATGGCACAATAATATCAACTAATATTACTAAGATAGTAAGAAAAACAGGGACTGGCAAAATTTATTATGCTAAAGTCAAGTTTATAACCGAAGACGGACAGACTATAATTGCCGAAGAACAAATTAATAAAGAAGAACATAAAAATCTTATTATTGGTCAACAAATAGAATTGAGTTATTCTGGCAAAGACCCAACAATAGTGGAACTCAAAATAGAATAA
- a CDS encoding DUF59 domain-containing protein: MSEAVDTHQLGEDIVKVLKTIYDPEIPVDIYELGLIYDVFVNEDNDVKILMTLTSPNCPVAESLPVEIEEKVKSLDLVKGAEVEITFDPPWTQELMSEEAKLELGLL, encoded by the coding sequence ATGAGTGAAGCAGTAGATACACACCAATTAGGAGAAGATATTGTAAAGGTTTTAAAAACTATTTACGATCCAGAAATTCCTGTAGATATATATGAACTAGGTTTAATTTACGATGTTTTTGTAAATGAAGATAATGATGTTAAAATACTTATGACATTAACATCTCCTAACTGCCCAGTTGCAGAATCTTTACCTGTAGAGATAGAAGAAAAAGTTAAATCTTTAGACCTTGTAAAAGGTGCTGAGGTAGAAATTACTTTTGATCCGCCTTGGACACAAGAATTAATGAGTGAAGAAGCTAAATTAGAGCTTGGACTTTTGTAA
- a CDS encoding aminotransferase class V-fold PLP-dependent enzyme has translation MQKTTLDIQTIRKDFPILSRTVNGQPLVYLDNAATSQTPKQVLDVIVDYYSGYNANIHRGVHTLSQEATDKYEQARATIQHHFNAKFAHEIIFTAGTTHGINLVANGFSSLLKKGDEIIVSALEHHSNIVPWQMLCERTGAVLKVIPMNLNGELELDAYYELLSNKTKLVFCNHVSNALGTVNPIKEIINAAHNVGAAVLIDGAQAAPHIKADVQALGVDFYVVSAHKMCGPTGAGMLYGKEEWLNKLPPYQGGGEMIAEVTFDKTTYADLPHKFEAGTPNICGGIAFGAALDYMNAIGFSAIADYEHELLVYATTQLLTVDGLKIYGTALEKTSVISFNAGSIHPYDIGSILDKLGIAVRTGHHCAQPIMDFYAIPGTVRASFSFYNTKEEVDTLVAGVKRAVAMLQ, from the coding sequence ATGCAGAAAACAACCCTAGATATCCAAACAATACGCAAAGATTTTCCTATTTTAAGTAGAACTGTAAATGGGCAACCTTTAGTGTATTTAGATAATGCAGCAACATCACAAACGCCAAAACAGGTGTTAGATGTTATTGTGGACTATTACAGTGGTTACAATGCAAATATACATAGAGGTGTGCACACACTTTCTCAAGAAGCTACAGATAAGTATGAGCAAGCTAGAGCAACAATACAACATCATTTTAATGCTAAATTTGCGCACGAAATAATTTTTACTGCTGGTACAACACACGGTATTAACCTTGTTGCAAATGGTTTTTCATCACTATTAAAAAAGGGAGATGAAATTATTGTATCTGCATTAGAACACCATTCTAATATAGTTCCTTGGCAAATGCTATGTGAGCGTACTGGTGCGGTTTTAAAAGTAATACCAATGAACCTTAATGGTGAATTGGAACTAGACGCGTATTACGAGTTACTATCTAATAAAACAAAACTTGTTTTTTGTAACCACGTTTCTAATGCTTTAGGGACAGTTAATCCTATAAAAGAAATTATAAACGCTGCACACAATGTTGGTGCAGCTGTTTTAATAGATGGCGCACAAGCTGCACCACATATAAAAGCAGACGTGCAAGCTTTAGGTGTAGATTTTTATGTTGTATCTGCACATAAAATGTGCGGACCAACAGGGGCTGGTATGTTATACGGTAAAGAAGAGTGGTTAAATAAACTACCTCCTTACCAAGGTGGTGGCGAAATGATTGCTGAGGTTACTTTTGATAAAACAACCTACGCAGATTTGCCACATAAGTTTGAGGCTGGTACACCCAACATTTGCGGTGGTATAGCTTTTGGTGCTGCTTTAGATTATATGAATGCTATTGGTTTTAGTGCTATTGCAGATTATGAGCATGAGTTGCTAGTGTATGCAACAACGCAATTATTAACGGTAGACGGACTTAAAATTTACGGTACAGCATTAGAAAAAACATCTGTTATATCTTTTAACGCAGGTAGCATTCACCCATATGATATTGGATCTATTTTAGATAAACTTGGTATTGCAGTACGTACAGGCCACCATTGTGCACAACCAATAATGGATTTTTACGCAATACCAGGTACTGTAAGGGCTAGCTTTAGCTTTTATAATACAAAAGAAGAAGTAGATACTTTAGTTGCTGGTGTAAAAAGAGCAGTAGCAATGCTACAATAA
- a CDS encoding M28 family peptidase yields MNRISRILTLILLLLATYLSFVTIMPTYKQDGNASTTFFSTDRALKHVAEIGKKPHAIGFKAHAEVKNYIVEELQKLGLKTTVQEGYTAGDWGNLSYASNILAKIKGKTSDKALLLLSHYDSNPHSSLGASDAGSGVATILESVRAYLQENKTPKNDIIILFSDGEELGLNGAELFVNKHPWAKDVGLVLNFEARGSGGPSYMLIETNQGNSRLIEEFTAANPEYPVANSFAYSIYKMLPNDTDLTVFREDADIQGFNFAFIDDHFDYHTEKDNYERLDKKTLSHQGSYLMPLLQHFADADLSTLKTNEDAIYFTVPVFKTVSYPFSWIWPMFAIAVLLFIILLILGFKNKKLDAKEIIIGFAPLLISLLITGVVGYFSYTVLKIIYPQYNDILHGFTYNGYTYITTFTLVALAVCFYVYHKFKKLKTPNLVVAPIFIWLVISGMAAVFLKGASYTIIPVFALLASFMIVSNQKKPNPFLLFFLTLPLLAIFAPFVKMFPVGLGLKMLVASTVLTTLLFVAITPIFGFYKHKNRLALLCLLLSLGGFAMAHLKSNFTKDNAKPSSLLYVLDANSNTAKWATYDSYLTEWTAQYVNNTKTKPQQLASNTISSKYNSNFTYVTNAPIKNILVPKIEKTVDTLINNQRHLKICITPQRKVNRLDIYKNNVALAKATANGVPLPNYSLLDTTNKFITHYISNNNYTEISLILEPNAPLELTFYEASNDLLTNQHFSIPARPVNEIPMPFVLNDAILITKTVKF; encoded by the coding sequence ATGAACAGAATATCAAGAATTTTAACCTTAATACTTTTACTATTAGCAACTTACCTAAGTTTTGTTACTATAATGCCAACATATAAACAAGATGGTAATGCTTCTACAACATTTTTCTCTACAGATAGAGCACTAAAACACGTTGCTGAAATTGGTAAAAAACCACACGCAATTGGCTTTAAAGCCCACGCAGAGGTAAAAAATTATATAGTAGAAGAACTACAAAAATTAGGGTTAAAAACCACTGTACAAGAAGGCTACACTGCTGGCGATTGGGGTAATTTATCTTATGCAAGTAACATTTTAGCCAAAATTAAAGGCAAAACAAGCGATAAGGCTTTGTTGTTACTGTCGCATTATGATAGCAATCCGCATTCTTCATTAGGCGCTAGTGATGCTGGTAGTGGCGTAGCTACTATTTTAGAAAGTGTACGCGCCTATTTACAGGAAAATAAAACACCCAAAAACGATATTATTATTTTATTTTCTGATGGAGAAGAACTTGGTTTAAATGGAGCTGAATTGTTTGTAAACAAACATCCGTGGGCAAAAGATGTTGGTTTGGTTTTAAATTTTGAAGCTCGTGGAAGCGGTGGACCTAGTTATATGCTTATTGAAACCAACCAAGGAAACAGCAGACTTATTGAAGAATTTACTGCTGCAAACCCAGAATATCCAGTTGCAAATTCTTTCGCTTATAGTATTTATAAAATGCTTCCTAATGATACAGATTTAACTGTTTTTAGAGAAGATGCAGATATACAAGGTTTTAATTTTGCTTTTATAGATGATCATTTTGACTACCATACCGAAAAAGATAATTATGAGCGCTTAGATAAAAAAACTTTGTCTCACCAAGGAAGCTATTTAATGCCGTTGTTACAGCATTTTGCAGATGCAGACTTATCAACCTTAAAAACCAATGAAGACGCTATTTACTTTACCGTTCCTGTGTTTAAAACAGTGTCCTATCCTTTTAGCTGGATTTGGCCAATGTTTGCCATTGCTGTTCTACTATTTATAATACTACTTATATTAGGTTTTAAAAATAAGAAACTAGATGCCAAGGAAATTATTATTGGCTTTGCTCCGCTACTTATATCCTTACTTATTACGGGCGTAGTTGGCTATTTTAGTTATACAGTTTTAAAAATTATTTATCCACAATACAATGATATTCTACACGGTTTTACATACAACGGTTACACCTATATAACTACTTTTACCCTAGTAGCACTTGCTGTATGCTTTTACGTTTACCATAAATTTAAAAAACTAAAAACACCAAATTTAGTAGTTGCGCCAATTTTTATATGGCTTGTAATTTCTGGTATGGCTGCAGTATTTTTAAAAGGCGCCAGTTACACAATAATACCTGTATTTGCTTTATTAGCTTCTTTTATGATTGTTAGCAACCAAAAAAAACCAAATCCTTTTTTACTATTCTTTTTAACCCTACCGCTATTAGCCATATTTGCACCTTTTGTAAAAATGTTTCCTGTTGGTCTTGGTTTAAAAATGTTGGTTGCAAGTACTGTTTTAACAACACTTTTATTTGTTGCTATTACGCCAATATTTGGCTTTTACAAACATAAAAACAGACTTGCTTTACTTTGTCTATTGTTAAGTTTAGGTGGTTTTGCAATGGCACATTTAAAGTCTAACTTTACAAAAGATAATGCCAAACCTAGTAGTTTACTTTATGTATTAGACGCCAACAGCAATACTGCTAAATGGGCTACTTATGACAGTTATTTAACAGAGTGGACGGCACAATATGTAAACAATACAAAAACAAAACCACAGCAATTGGCTAGCAATACAATTAGCAGTAAATACAACTCTAACTTTACATACGTTACTAATGCTCCAATAAAAAATATACTTGTACCTAAAATTGAAAAAACAGTTGATACACTTATAAATAACCAAAGACATTTAAAAATTTGTATTACACCACAGCGTAAAGTAAACCGTTTAGATATTTATAAAAATAATGTAGCTTTAGCAAAAGCCACAGCAAACGGAGTACCATTACCAAATTACTCTTTATTAGATACTACAAATAAGTTTATAACCCATTACATTAGCAATAACAATTACACAGAAATTAGTTTAATTTTGGAGCCCAATGCACCTTTAGAACTTACTTTTTACGAGGCCTCTAATGATTTGCTAACCAACCAACATTTTAGCATACCTGCAAGACCTGTAAATGAAATACCAATGCCTTTTGTTTTAAACGATGCAATACTAATTACAAAAACAGTAAAATTTTGA
- a CDS encoding SH3 domain-containing protein: MIKSTHILSLVLLFASFSCKKVITPQKNQISNEKKILANDEASIISAAKIATKNTVDLDIISSKGVSIMSKHIVTFDYGHDNFLDALVFWGFKNNSDNSFYKSKILFLRNNGKELIATDSLTYTSKYIIPSQSKTFYSNRGDGIIIEKYSSDAYGKLSDTISSRGIVIYLRNSLSLDRISTNDIKFNFTRTNHWKYVSAKKGLYCRDQPGKKGKVIHTLNYGEAVNVIRRTNKKLTIYNEDINEYITGDWVCIKLNTNSTYATEGYVFNGYLTDDNPN, encoded by the coding sequence ATGATTAAGAGTACTCACATATTAAGCCTAGTGTTATTATTTGCTTCTTTTTCTTGTAAAAAAGTCATTACCCCACAAAAGAACCAAATTAGTAATGAAAAAAAAATATTAGCAAACGATGAAGCTTCTATAATTAGTGCGGCCAAAATAGCAACAAAAAACACAGTAGATTTAGACATAATATCTTCAAAAGGAGTATCTATTATGAGTAAGCATATAGTTACATTTGATTATGGTCATGATAATTTTTTAGATGCGCTAGTGTTTTGGGGGTTTAAAAACAACTCAGACAATTCATTTTATAAGTCAAAAATTTTATTCTTAAGAAATAATGGAAAAGAATTGATAGCTACAGATTCTTTAACTTATACAAGCAAATACATAATACCTTCCCAAAGCAAAACCTTTTACTCTAATAGAGGTGATGGTATTATAATTGAAAAATACTCTTCTGATGCTTACGGAAAACTATCGGATACTATTAGCAGCAGAGGAATAGTTATTTATCTTAGAAATTCATTATCCCTTGATCGTATATCAACCAACGATATCAAGTTCAACTTTACAAGAACAAACCATTGGAAATACGTATCAGCAAAAAAAGGTCTTTATTGCAGAGATCAGCCTGGAAAAAAAGGAAAAGTAATTCATACATTAAATTACGGAGAAGCTGTAAACGTTATCCGAAGAACAAATAAAAAATTAACAATTTATAATGAGGATATAAATGAATACATTACTGGAGACTGGGTGTGTATAAAATTAAATACAAACAGTACATATGCTACTGAAGGTTATGTTTTTAATGGTTATTTAACAGACGATAATCCTAATTAA
- a CDS encoding NAD(P)H-binding protein, with protein sequence MKNKIAVFGCGWLGLPLATTLQKQGYKINGSTTTKDKLTLLEQQSINSFLVDLNDNDFTTQLDAFLSNVDVLIINIPPRMKTGDTSSYLTKMKLVHKHSKLANVKKVIFVSSTSVYGDLNGEITEKTTPKPLTSAAKQLVAIEQLFLNDTGLKTAIIRFGGLIGNGRHPIFHLAKKDEVNNGNYPINLIDITDCISIIGLIIEKNYWNEIFNAVYPYYPSKEEYYTQIANTKGLKPPVFTHNKSNSGKKVISYNLISVKFYNFVTSV encoded by the coding sequence TTGAAAAACAAAATAGCCGTATTTGGCTGCGGATGGCTGGGTTTACCTTTAGCCACTACATTGCAAAAGCAAGGATATAAAATTAATGGCAGTACTACTACTAAAGATAAATTAACACTATTAGAGCAACAATCTATAAATTCTTTTTTAGTTGATTTAAATGATAATGACTTTACAACACAATTAGATGCTTTTTTGAGCAATGTAGATGTGCTTATTATTAATATTCCACCAAGAATGAAAACTGGTGACACAAGTAGTTACCTTACTAAAATGAAGCTAGTACATAAACATAGTAAACTAGCAAACGTTAAAAAAGTAATTTTTGTAAGTAGTACATCTGTATACGGAGATTTAAATGGTGAAATAACCGAAAAAACCACTCCTAAACCCCTAACAAGCGCTGCAAAGCAATTGGTTGCTATAGAACAGTTGTTTTTAAACGATACAGGCTTAAAAACAGCCATAATACGTTTTGGAGGCTTAATTGGTAATGGTAGACATCCTATTTTTCATTTGGCAAAAAAAGACGAAGTAAACAACGGCAATTACCCTATTAACTTGATAGATATTACAGACTGTATTTCAATTATAGGGCTAATAATAGAAAAAAACTATTGGAACGAGATTTTTAATGCAGTGTATCCTTACTACCCATCAAAAGAAGAATACTATACACAAATAGCTAATACTAAAGGACTTAAACCACCTGTATTTACACATAACAAAAGCAACTCCGGGAAGAAAGTTATTTCTTACAATTTGATTTCTGTTAAATTTTACAATTTTGTGACATCAGTTTAA